In Candidatus Nanoarchaeia archaeon, the sequence AAAGACCAAGAAAAAGACCAGAGGATAGCTGACCTTACCGAATCCCTCCAGCGCCTTCAGGCAGAGTTTGAGAACTTCATGAAGCGGAACAAGAAAGAGACCGAGCTCTTACGGAAATATGCCGAAGAAGAGTTCATCAGAAAGCTGCTTCCGATCATCGACAGCTTTGAGCATGGCCTAAAAGAGTGCAAAGAAGAGACAGAGTTTGCTAGGGGGATGCAGATGATCTACGGCCAGTTCTGGCATTTCCTGAAGCAGTCTGGCGTGGCTCCAATCAATGCAAAGGGGAAGTTTGATCCCAACCTGCATGATGTGATGCTCCAGGAAGAG encodes:
- a CDS encoding nucleotide exchange factor GrpE, with the translated sequence MKAKGSAKPQEDKEYSGGGTKETKEDTLEEKPVPTPLAEKDQEKDQRIADLTESLQRLQAEFENFMKRNKKETELLRKYAEEEFIRKLLPIIDSFEHGLKECKEETEFARGMQMIYGQFWHFLKQSGVAPINAKGKFDPNLHDVMLQEE